The region CGTGTCGGCCCACGACGAGGACGCGCTCACCGTCAAGATGCTCTCCAAGAAGGATCGCAAGCTGCTGTCGGAGAGCGAGCTGCAGAGCATGAGGCTGAAGATCAACAGCCGGGAAAGGAAGAGGATGCACGACCTGAACATCGCCATGGACGGGCTGCGCGAGGTCATGCCCTACGCGCACGGGCCCTCGGTGCGCAAGCTCTCCAAAATCGCCACTCTCCTCCTGGCCAGAAACTATATCCTGATGCTGAGCAACTCCTTGGAAGAGATGAAGAGGCTGGTGGGTGAGATTTACGGCAGCGGCCACCACGGCAGCTTCCATCCGGCGGCGTGCGGGACCATGACGCACACGGGGCCCCTGCCGGGCCACCCGGCAGTGTCGCACGCCTCGCACCCGGTTCATCACCCCTTGCTCCCGCCGCCAGTTTCCACAGCCGCCTCCCTGTCCGCCTCCGGCATCTCGGCGGTGACCCCGGTCAGACCCCACCACGGACTCCTGAAAGCGCCCACGGCGGGCGCGGGGCCCCTGGGCAGCGGCTTCCAGCACTGGGGCGCCGGGATGCCGTGTCCGTGCAGCATGTGCCAGGTGCCGCCTCCGCACGTGTCTGGCATCAGCGCCGTGAGCATGCCGAGGCTTACAAGTGACTCGAAATAACGGAAAGAAAGAAGGCTGTGAAACGAACTGTCTAGTTACCGGTGGTACCAGTCCGTATCGGCACTGCTGGTGCGTCTCACTTCAAGGAACATTCATTTCAGGTTATAAATGCCTCGACACAGATCACAATAAAAGCGACTGATACGTACATGTGTAGTGCTCTGCTGATGTAGAAAGAAAGAATGTTCACATACCGATCGGTCTGTTTCGCCTCCTGAAATCAAATGGCACTGTGATTGAGAATGTCACCTTTCGAGGGAGGTGAAGAAGAGCTTTCCGCGCAATGTCCCGCTCTTTTTCACGGCCCGGGGCGAAGTGGCTCTTCGGATGAGGTGGAGAAACTTGTGACAGACcagagaaaacagtaaaaaaaaaaaaaaaaagaaacgtagTAAAAGTTGTAGATTATGTTTGCACATACTACTGTTTTTCTTGGTGCGTAATTAATGTTTTGAAACCATGAAATCTAACACTGGTAGCCtccattataattattatcatcatcatcatcatcattattacacatacacacacacatttaaaagggaAGAACACTTTCATATTCAGCCATATGATTGAATTTTCTCGATTGTTTCATTTTCCCACAAGACTGAAATTGTCCATTTGAACGTGTAAATATGTAGAGCTATGATTGTGTTTATATAGTATGAGAGATTTTATATTAGAGCTCTGTTGGTGCGCTGGGAGTGACCTGAGGCTCTTGAAGGCTCTTCAGCTCCCAGCTGCCTAAGAACCCCCTCATGGTCCCTTCTCCCCATAACTGGTGGTCTGCTGTCTAATCCCCAATAGAAACACTCTCGGGCTCATGCTAACCCAGTATTTCACctgttaatgcttttttttttttttttttttttttatttggttttattgCCAAACATGTCACTGCCAGGCACAAAAATGGTCGcctctttatttttgtatggAAACTGCtaaatgatatttatttacttattttactgGAATTTTAAATGAACGAGTGATAATATGttggcattttaaatgttaataaaagattTAATTGATGGGGTTATgtgttttccattgtttttttttttttttttttttctcttctgggTGAATTTTAAAGTTTGGTGGGGAAAGTCAGGAGTAAGTGACAATGAACCTTAGTGCTCTCAGTGGAAAATACAAGAAAAGTCTTGGGGAAGTAAAGAAAATACATCTCTTGAAGTGAATACATCATACATTTGCATGTTCAAACCACAGGAAAATATGAGGAGTCCATATTTTTAAGGCACAATTGGGAAATACCtgcatatattttataaaaaacgACTTTAATTAAAATAGTTCATCTGTATTATTCGACTTTAttcaattttcaattttttttccttttttaaatacgTTTTTGACCCATCAGTATCTTACTAGTGAACATAAAAGTCATCTGTAAGCAGTATTAAATTGTCAGAGATATATTATTATAACGACCTGAAACAtatataatgaaaacattttcatctcaGTGAACCTTTGAAGGCAAAAATGGCAAACTACATGGCAAAAAAGTTGAGATTCAGTTTTATTGGAGAGAAATACATtggattatttttattcttacataTTTATGTTAAACCATTTAAGTTAGTATTTGACGCTGCCACTGGAATTTTCAACAACTTTCCgcaccattttttttaagaaataatggaaatgtgCCATCCAAATCAGgttttattcaacagttattaaactgaacagaaaaagaATATTTCATCTCCGTTTCAAAGTTCTTCAGAGATACTGATGAGCTTCACGCTATCAAAAGAGATaccacacaaaaagaaaatactttaaCAAATTTAACTGGGAAGTGTATTTGATATAACGTCATTAATGAAGCCGTGTTTAAGACCATTCAAGCGTCTCGGGATCAAGTTACTGATCTATGAAAGCGCTTCATGCCTTCGCATTACCTTTACCTTAATGACAGCatagaaaaaaattcttattcttattattattcttattattattattattattatcgttcttgttcttgttgttgttatacTCGGAGTTGAAGTGTCTGGAAGTAAGCAGTTTTCCGATAAAAAAGCATTGAATAAACTCGAATTGATTATTGCGGacatatatttattgtaataatattttaaaaacttaatttttagaaaaatattctttgAATTTGTCACCCAAGTGG is a window of Scleropages formosus chromosome 14, fSclFor1.1, whole genome shotgun sequence DNA encoding:
- the LOC108920042 gene encoding oligodendrocyte transcription factor 2-like; translated protein: MDSDASRVSSRPSSPEVEDLFLSAARKSGGGFSGAVSSTQSDSPPELSADLRGVSAHDEDALTVKMLSKKDRKLLSESELQSMRLKINSRERKRMHDLNIAMDGLREVMPYAHGPSVRKLSKIATLLLARNYILMLSNSLEEMKRLVGEIYGSGHHGSFHPAACGTMTHTGPLPGHPAVSHASHPVHHPLLPPPVSTAASLSASGISAVTPVRPHHGLLKAPTAGAGPLGSGFQHWGAGMPCPCSMCQVPPPHVSGISAVSMPRLTSDSK